In one Mucilaginibacter sp. PAMB04168 genomic region, the following are encoded:
- a CDS encoding ankyrin repeat domain-containing protein produces MKKLLIALSTLFTFAAHAQRNVLLDPSFWQAKPDVSQVKAEVDKGGSPSQFNAMSFDPVVMAINAQAPTEAIKYLIDQPGNNVDKLTHDGRTYLHWAANRGNAEVVEYLLSKGAKTNIEDSHGTTPLNFAAASGQGNTKIYDLCLAHGANLKKELNHDGANALLLAVANDKDLTLTSYFVSKGLDIKSTDAAGNNAFAYAARGGNIDVLKALVQKGVPVNANAMIMASQSGGRRGPGGNAGGATLALYQYLESLNIKPTVTNKSGENVLHYIVRKPNQNQIIQYFLSKGVDVNQADEDGNTPFMNAAASNRDTAVLGMLISHVKNLNQSNQKGVSALAMAVRSNSPDVVSYLLNKGANVKVIDHAGDNLAAYLVQSYAGEQMGGRQGAPGFNGPKPEDFDTKLKLLQAKGFDAKAPQKNGNTLWHLAIAKNDFSLMKRLEPLGIDVNARNNEGLTALHKAAMVSKDDAMLKYLLSIGAKKDITTNFKETAFDLAGENESLTKKNVSVNFLK; encoded by the coding sequence ATGAAAAAACTACTTATAGCCCTTTCAACTCTTTTTACATTTGCTGCACATGCGCAGAGAAATGTGTTGTTAGATCCATCTTTTTGGCAGGCTAAACCCGACGTGAGCCAGGTAAAAGCCGAAGTGGATAAAGGAGGTAGCCCTTCACAATTTAATGCCATGAGCTTCGACCCGGTTGTAATGGCTATTAATGCGCAGGCGCCTACGGAGGCTATTAAATATTTAATAGACCAGCCGGGTAACAACGTAGATAAACTAACACACGATGGTCGTACTTATTTACACTGGGCTGCTAACAGGGGTAATGCAGAGGTGGTAGAATACCTGCTCTCAAAAGGTGCTAAAACAAATATTGAGGACAGCCATGGCACTACGCCGCTAAACTTTGCAGCTGCCAGTGGTCAGGGCAATACAAAAATTTACGATTTATGCTTAGCGCACGGCGCTAACCTAAAGAAGGAGCTCAATCATGATGGTGCAAATGCGCTGCTTTTAGCTGTAGCAAATGATAAAGACCTTACACTAACTAGTTATTTCGTATCTAAAGGGTTGGATATCAAAAGCACGGATGCTGCCGGCAACAATGCCTTTGCTTATGCTGCCCGGGGTGGTAATATTGATGTGTTAAAGGCATTGGTACAAAAAGGGGTGCCTGTGAATGCCAACGCCATGATTATGGCCAGCCAGTCTGGAGGACGCCGTGGACCGGGCGGTAATGCCGGCGGCGCTACTTTAGCCCTTTACCAGTACCTCGAAAGCCTGAACATTAAACCTACGGTAACCAATAAGAGTGGCGAGAATGTGCTTCATTACATTGTGCGCAAGCCTAACCAAAATCAAATCATCCAGTATTTCTTATCTAAAGGTGTTGACGTAAATCAGGCCGACGAAGACGGTAATACACCCTTTATGAATGCTGCTGCCAGTAACCGCGATACGGCTGTGTTGGGTATGCTTATCTCACATGTAAAAAACCTTAATCAAAGTAACCAAAAAGGCGTAAGTGCATTGGCTATGGCTGTGCGTAGCAATTCGCCCGATGTTGTAAGTTACCTGCTCAATAAAGGTGCTAATGTTAAAGTAATTGACCATGCCGGTGATAACCTTGCTGCTTACCTGGTGCAATCATACGCCGGCGAACAAATGGGTGGAAGGCAAGGTGCCCCTGGCTTTAACGGGCCAAAGCCCGAAGACTTTGATACCAAGCTAAAACTGCTCCAGGCAAAAGGCTTTGATGCCAAGGCACCGCAAAAAAATGGTAATACGCTGTGGCATCTGGCCATTGCCAAAAACGACTTCTCATTAATGAAACGTTTAGAGCCATTGGGTATTGATGTGAACGCTCGTAATAATGAAGGCCTTACTGCATTGCATAAAGCAGCTATGGTATCTAAAGACGATGCCATGCTGAAATATTTGTTATCAATAGGCGCTAAAAAAGACATCACTACAAATTTTAAAGAAACTGCATTTGACTTAGCTGGTGAAAATGAGTCTTTAACTAAAAAGAACGTATCTGTTAATTTCCTTAAATAA
- a CDS encoding DUF2271 domain-containing protein — protein MSKLYKATLLFLALTFVKSTVSFAQATGTSKYKCMVQMTNYMGEGAYIVISLIDSKGAYDKTLYVMGSDKKWYSSLKEWNKFYKKKPANISAITGASVTGGDRSVNVIEIETSKINAGYKLRFESAVEDKNYYVKDLEIPLTSDALAGKNEGTGFIRYVRFSAN, from the coding sequence ATGTCTAAGTTATATAAAGCAACGCTTTTGTTTTTGGCGCTCACCTTCGTTAAGTCTACTGTTTCTTTTGCTCAGGCAACCGGTACCAGCAAGTATAAATGCATGGTGCAAATGACCAATTACATGGGTGAGGGCGCTTATATTGTTATTTCATTAATTGATAGCAAAGGTGCGTACGATAAAACTTTGTATGTAATGGGTTCTGACAAGAAATGGTATTCGAGCCTGAAAGAGTGGAACAAGTTTTATAAAAAGAAGCCGGCTAACATTAGCGCTATCACCGGCGCCTCCGTTACAGGTGGTGACCGTAGCGTTAACGTTATTGAGATTGAAACTTCAAAGATAAATGCTGGCTACAAGCTGCGTTTTGAAAGCGCAGTAGAAGATAAAAATTACTATGTAAAAGACCTGGAAATACCACTCACCAGCGATGCGCTTGCCGGCAAAAATGAGGGCACGGGCTTTATTCGTTATGTGCGCTTTAGCGCTAACTAA
- a CDS encoding PepSY domain-containing protein, producing MTISIWRYSHLALAVSSFLLLTLASVTGIILSFEPVSEKLHPYRVDGFNQITLAQTLPAVRKTYPDISELTVDANQFVQVKASDAQGKNLAAYIDPLTGKVLGIPAKKNEFFQWVNDLHRSLFLHETGRFFIGLIAFLLLLITLSGTVLVIQRQRGLKRFFTRIVRDNFAQYYHVVLGRLALVPIFIIALTGAYLSLARFGLVETKKATPKIDLNAIRSKPERTPAEIAIFKNTKLAQVQSIEFPFSEDAEDYYTLKLNDRELTVNQITGDILSEVKYPTAVVLTTLSLNLHTGKASALWAVVLAVASASILFFIYSGFAITFKRRVNRVKNKYTAATAEFIILVGSENGSTFGFAQAVHQQLLKQDKRSFITELNSYTAFPQAKHLIVLTATYGLGDAPTNASRVAGLFQKYQQPQGVLYSVIGFGSHAYPNFCKFAFEVNQLLAHQTWAKPLLDIHTVNDKSPAEFNLWAEAWSQQSGVVLTALPEWQSTRPSRLETFIVTSTTAGSDDTFLIRLQAKRKMKATSGDLLAIYPANDHRERLYSIGVIDKEIQLSVRLHTEGLGSGFLHRLSEGQSIQARLVNNDHFHFPSKAAEVVMICNGTGIAPFLGMIGQNLQRTPCHLYCGFRDGASFAIYQPFLEEAKAVQKLSRLHVARSREGEMQYVSHLIDRDINFIARILNGGGVLMICGSLSMQKDVVALLETACQSQLGQSLSVYQSHGQILMDCY from the coding sequence ATGACTATTTCAATTTGGAGATACAGCCACTTAGCACTGGCCGTATCTTCTTTTTTGTTGCTTACATTAGCCTCCGTAACCGGCATCATCCTTTCATTTGAGCCGGTATCCGAAAAGTTGCATCCTTACCGCGTTGATGGGTTTAACCAGATTACACTAGCTCAAACGCTTCCTGCAGTTCGTAAAACTTATCCCGATATTAGTGAGCTTACCGTTGATGCCAACCAGTTTGTACAGGTAAAGGCAAGTGATGCACAAGGAAAAAACCTGGCGGCATATATAGATCCGCTAACAGGGAAAGTTTTGGGTATACCGGCCAAAAAGAATGAATTTTTCCAATGGGTGAATGATTTGCACCGCTCACTTTTTTTGCATGAAACGGGCCGGTTCTTCATAGGTCTTATCGCTTTTTTGTTACTGCTAATTACCTTGTCCGGAACTGTGCTGGTTATACAGCGGCAGCGTGGGCTGAAGCGGTTTTTTACCCGGATAGTACGGGATAATTTTGCCCAGTACTACCATGTGGTGCTGGGGCGGCTGGCACTGGTGCCAATCTTTATTATTGCGCTAACCGGCGCATACCTGTCGTTAGCCCGGTTTGGGCTGGTGGAAACTAAAAAAGCTACACCAAAGATTGATTTAAACGCTATTCGGTCTAAGCCTGAAAGGACGCCTGCTGAGATTGCCATTTTTAAAAATACTAAACTAGCACAGGTACAAAGCATTGAGTTTCCTTTCTCAGAAGATGCGGAAGACTATTATACCCTTAAGCTAAATGACCGCGAACTAACGGTTAACCAAATTACCGGAGATATTTTGAGTGAAGTGAAGTATCCTACTGCCGTAGTGCTCACTACCTTAAGCCTCAACTTACATACGGGCAAAGCAAGCGCACTGTGGGCCGTTGTGCTAGCCGTTGCTTCGGCCAGTATTTTGTTCTTTATTTATTCGGGCTTTGCTATTACGTTTAAACGCAGGGTTAACCGGGTAAAAAACAAATACACCGCCGCCACTGCCGAGTTTATTATACTGGTTGGATCAGAAAACGGCAGCACGTTTGGCTTTGCACAGGCCGTGCATCAACAATTGCTCAAGCAGGATAAAAGAAGTTTTATAACCGAGTTGAATAGCTATACGGCATTCCCTCAAGCCAAACATTTAATTGTATTAACCGCCACTTATGGGCTGGGCGATGCGCCTACCAATGCTTCACGTGTTGCCGGCCTTTTTCAAAAGTACCAGCAACCGCAAGGGGTTCTGTATTCGGTAATTGGCTTTGGCTCACATGCCTATCCCAATTTTTGTAAGTTTGCTTTTGAGGTAAACCAGCTGCTTGCGCACCAAACCTGGGCTAAACCTTTGTTGGATATTCATACGGTAAATGATAAATCGCCAGCCGAATTCAATTTATGGGCAGAGGCCTGGTCACAACAATCAGGCGTTGTGCTTACAGCACTGCCTGAATGGCAAAGTACAAGACCCAGCCGCCTGGAAACATTTATTGTAACCAGTACAACCGCCGGTAGTGATGATACTTTTTTAATTCGTTTACAAGCTAAGCGTAAAATGAAAGCCACCTCTGGTGATCTGTTGGCTATTTACCCTGCAAATGATCATCGGGAAAGGTTGTATTCTATTGGTGTTATTGATAAAGAGATTCAGTTAAGTGTGCGCTTGCATACTGAGGGGCTTGGTTCGGGCTTTTTACATCGGCTAAGTGAAGGGCAAAGTATCCAGGCACGCCTCGTCAACAATGATCATTTTCATTTCCCATCAAAAGCCGCCGAGGTTGTCATGATTTGCAACGGTACGGGTATTGCCCCGTTTTTGGGCATGATTGGACAGAACCTTCAAAGAACGCCGTGCCATTTGTACTGCGGTTTCCGTGACGGTGCATCATTCGCTATTTATCAGCCGTTTTTGGAAGAGGCTAAAGCTGTGCAAAAGCTTAGCCGGCTGCATGTGGCGCGTTCAAGGGAAGGCGAAATGCAATATGTAAGCCATTTGATTGATCGCGACATTAACTTTATTGCACGTATACTGAACGGTGGTGGCGTGCTGATGATTTGTGGTTCGCTATCGATGCAAAAGGACGTTGTTGCTTTGCTCGAAACCGCATGTCAATCGCAATTAGGGCAAAGCCTCAGTGTTTACCAGTCGCATGGTCAAATTTTGATGGATTGTTATTAG
- a CDS encoding FAD:protein FMN transferase, whose amino-acid sequence MKQCLFVFLILTGISTSAQVLRKRTVKLMGGRFDITIVAPDSLSAEHNIDTVIAEVTRIENLISDWKADTQISAVNQNAGIAPVKVSAEVFALTERALHLSKITKGAFDISFAAMDRIWKFDGSMTQMPSAEAVKKSVKNVGYQYIVLDRKNSTIFLKRKGMKIGFGALGEGYATDRCRDMMLARGIKAGIVNGSGDMSTWGKHPNGSNWAVGITNPIHKDTIFAVVPLQKSAVVTSGSYEKFVVFNGKRYSHIINPTTGYPATGLCSVTVFGPSAETANGLSTSMMVLGKTKGMQLIKKYPAYSCILITDDGHIYSHKLDLDKYAL is encoded by the coding sequence ATGAAACAGTGCCTATTTGTATTTTTAATTTTAACCGGTATAAGCACCTCGGCCCAGGTACTGCGCAAAAGAACAGTTAAATTAATGGGTGGGAGGTTTGATATCACCATTGTAGCACCTGATTCCCTATCGGCCGAGCATAATATTGATACAGTGATTGCTGAAGTTACCCGGATAGAAAACCTGATATCGGACTGGAAGGCCGACACACAAATATCTGCAGTGAACCAAAATGCAGGCATTGCCCCGGTAAAGGTAAGTGCGGAAGTATTTGCTTTGACGGAACGGGCGCTGCATCTTTCTAAAATTACTAAAGGCGCATTTGATATTAGCTTTGCAGCCATGGATCGGATATGGAAGTTTGATGGCTCCATGACCCAAATGCCGTCTGCCGAAGCGGTAAAAAAATCGGTTAAAAACGTAGGCTATCAGTATATAGTACTGGATCGTAAAAACTCGACTATTTTTTTAAAGCGGAAGGGAATGAAGATTGGATTCGGTGCTTTGGGCGAAGGTTATGCAACCGACCGCTGCCGCGATATGATGCTGGCCCGTGGCATTAAGGCTGGCATTGTAAATGGATCGGGCGATATGAGCACCTGGGGCAAACACCCTAATGGCAGTAACTGGGCCGTGGGCATCACTAACCCTATACATAAAGACACCATATTTGCGGTTGTGCCACTGCAAAAAAGCGCCGTGGTAACCTCGGGCAGTTATGAAAAATTTGTAGTGTTTAATGGCAAAAGATATTCGCACATTATTAACCCGACCACCGGCTACCCGGCTACCGGCTTATGCAGTGTAACCGTATTTGGCCCCAGCGCTGAAACAGCCAACGGTTTAAGCACCTCTATGATGGTTTTAGGGAAAACTAAGGGTATGCAGCTAATTAAAAAATACCCGGCCTACAGCTGCATTTTAATTACTGATGATGGCCATATTTATTCACATAAGTTGGACCTTGACAAGTATGCTTTATAG
- a CDS encoding phosphatase PAP2 family protein, with amino-acid sequence MKNILLIILFMAGSCAFAQQTTEDTTKKNVIDTLKKDLLTVPDTVQHLRSKFASLIPPAALMGYGITSFYVKPLRKWDRYIYKEAQEHNIITNSSIEDYFQYAPVALVYGLNVVGVHGKNTFVDRTLIYVLSQGMLKLSLNVLKRSTHRLRPNELDRFSFPSGHTGTAFSGAEFMAQELSGNSPYYGLVGYAFATTTGVFRIYHQDHWFSDVVAGAGLGILATKGAYLLYPYIRNTLFRGKDKNDDQNLAPELKKKARRSAILLPSYQSGGFGVEFAMEL; translated from the coding sequence TTGAAAAATATATTGCTCATCATTCTTTTTATGGCTGGTTCTTGTGCATTTGCTCAACAAACCACAGAAGATACCACGAAGAAAAATGTTATTGATACGTTAAAGAAGGATCTTTTAACAGTGCCGGACACCGTTCAGCATTTGCGCAGCAAATTTGCATCGTTAATACCGCCCGCCGCCTTGATGGGTTATGGTATAACTTCGTTTTATGTTAAGCCACTGCGTAAATGGGATCGTTATATTTATAAGGAAGCGCAGGAGCACAACATTATTACTAACAGTAGTATAGAAGATTATTTTCAGTACGCGCCGGTAGCTCTGGTATATGGCCTGAACGTAGTAGGTGTACACGGCAAAAACACATTTGTGGATCGTACACTTATTTATGTCCTGTCGCAAGGTATGCTAAAGCTTTCACTAAATGTGCTGAAGCGCTCAACACACCGGTTAAGGCCTAATGAGCTTGATAGGTTCTCTTTCCCGTCAGGCCATACAGGAACAGCATTTTCAGGTGCCGAGTTTATGGCGCAGGAGCTAAGCGGCAACTCGCCTTACTACGGGCTTGTAGGTTATGCCTTTGCAACAACAACAGGCGTGTTCCGTATTTACCACCAGGATCACTGGTTTAGCGATGTAGTTGCAGGAGCTGGTTTGGGTATTTTAGCAACCAAGGGAGCTTATTTGTTATATCCATACATACGTAACACCCTGTTTAGGGGTAAGGACAAAAATGATGATCAAAACCTAGCGCCTGAGTTAAAGAAGAAAGCTCGGCGCAGCGCTATACTGTTGCCATCATACCAAAGCGGAGGTTTTGGGGTTGAGTTCGCGATGGAACTTTGA
- a CDS encoding two-component regulator propeller domain-containing protein: protein MERCGLNSHRGVKYFIRQQALCLLLLAGFATLHDGLQAQTTQLRFKHINSSDGLSNSTIEAIYQDTRGFMWFGTRDGLNKYDGYSITVFKNKPGNTGSLSDNYIRCITEDAQKNLWIGTIDGLNRFNTNTNTFTVYKYSYGKKASLAGNNINSLYTDKQGVLWIGTDNGGLDKYNAADGSFSHFAAAGNFNNVTNCIYEDSKSCLWLGTSKGLQRFDRKTHSFATAVVSVHEQPALKNQPINSIQEDKLGRLWLGIENGGLLVYDPLKSTLLSFKHQQQYAGSLSNDQVKCLLSDSKGRIWAGSINGGLERFDYNTNEFIHHQNKVDDPESLSQRTVSAIYEDRQKNLWVGTHRGGINLYIPNASKFNFIHTASGTNSLSYNDVRAFFEDDQGSIWIGTDGGGLNVYNPLTGTFKHYRNNLQATNSLASDAVLDIMQDREKTLWVSTWGGGLNRFNRKTQTFEHFLNLPASKNSISSNYVQKAYIDSHNNFWVATYYGGLNLFDPATKRFSRITASPDGKTRLKGNNIVSLKEDRYQNLWIGTDDGGLNCYNLVTRQFKHFFDDQERRPDLRVLFSDHTGQLWVGQTGLYVFNRQQSKFVRFTTKGGLSTEFIKSIEEDTKGNLWIATSNGITRLNPSTRSFKKYNLADGLQGLEFEANASLTARNGTMYFGGINGFNQFNPYQIRSNRFVPPVYITGLQIFNKDVLPDTTGNSVLRQDISQTKTLKLNYKQSTLSFQFAALNYNAPENNRYIYKLEGLDDTWYDASQSRKASFTNLSPGKYTFHVKASNNDGVWNPHESVIKVIITPPTWATWWFRTLMAALLFYGTYLILKFKKNADLKKIEENKKEEMHQLKLQFFTNISHDLRTPLSLILGPLENLLRESPNTHFTHYFEMMYRNANRLMVLINELMDFRKVESGALSLKVAKGNTQLFIEEITNDFQDLAQQKAITLTVKLSPQIDEAYFDRQILEKILLNLLTNAIKYTQTGGSVTVELSNELSSFKSAYGNELIIKNAYRGKQYCYIRIADNGIGISRDSLSHLFERYYRITESHLGSGIGLAFVKSLATLHKGDIYVYSERQQGTEIIIGLPCSEHDYTLTEKWLANDQHGGVSLESIAYHQLPQSANAAQNQKQKPDPLTDKPHILIVDDNEEIRLFLRICLEKEYAISEAANGREGIEKSKAEHPDLIISDVMMPGTDGNEFCKMIRQDIETSHIPFVMLTAKTNLQAEIEGFESGTDLYLNKPVSPKLLTTSLHNLFEQRRVLKERYSKSYNTTALELVYNNKDKAFLNQLISTIEAEMSNPDLDIELLCKSAGMSRTKLYNKIKDVTGQSANEFIRSTRLKKAVEILTHEDVLLTEVMYRVGIQTQSYFTKAFKKEFGETPSQFLQNLRKESKNESASLER from the coding sequence ATGGAACGGTGCGGACTAAATAGCCATCGCGGTGTGAAGTATTTTATCCGGCAACAAGCCTTGTGTTTGCTTTTGTTAGCCGGTTTCGCTACGCTGCATGATGGCTTGCAAGCACAAACCACCCAGCTTCGCTTTAAACACATTAATAGTTCGGACGGCTTATCAAACAGCACTATAGAGGCCATTTACCAGGATACCCGGGGCTTTATGTGGTTTGGTACGCGTGATGGTTTGAATAAATATGACGGATACAGTATAACCGTATTTAAGAATAAACCGGGCAATACAGGTAGCTTAAGCGACAATTATATACGCTGTATTACCGAAGATGCTCAAAAGAACCTGTGGATAGGCACCATTGACGGGCTTAACCGCTTTAATACAAATACCAATACTTTTACAGTTTATAAATACAGCTACGGCAAAAAGGCAAGCCTTGCCGGTAACAACATTAACAGCCTCTATACCGATAAACAGGGGGTGCTTTGGATTGGTACAGATAATGGCGGCTTAGATAAATATAATGCAGCTGATGGCAGTTTTAGTCATTTTGCGGCTGCAGGTAACTTTAACAACGTTACCAATTGCATATACGAAGATTCAAAAAGTTGTTTATGGCTGGGGACATCCAAGGGGCTTCAACGCTTTGATCGTAAAACACACAGCTTTGCTACCGCCGTGGTTAGCGTGCATGAACAGCCGGCTCTTAAAAATCAACCCATTAATTCGATACAGGAAGACAAACTTGGCCGTTTATGGCTGGGGATAGAAAACGGCGGATTACTTGTTTATGATCCTTTAAAGAGCACATTACTAAGTTTTAAGCATCAACAACAATATGCAGGCAGCCTATCAAATGATCAGGTTAAATGCCTGTTATCTGATAGTAAGGGCCGCATCTGGGCAGGCAGCATCAACGGAGGCCTCGAACGCTTTGATTATAACACTAATGAGTTTATACATCATCAGAATAAAGTGGATGATCCGGAAAGTCTGTCTCAACGAACGGTTTCGGCCATTTATGAGGACCGTCAAAAAAACCTTTGGGTAGGTACGCATCGTGGCGGAATTAATTTATACATACCCAATGCCTCCAAATTCAATTTTATACACACTGCGTCGGGCACAAATAGCCTGAGTTATAATGACGTGAGGGCTTTTTTTGAGGATGACCAGGGCAGTATCTGGATAGGCACCGATGGTGGCGGTTTAAACGTTTATAACCCGTTGACCGGTACATTTAAACATTACCGCAATAATTTGCAGGCAACCAACAGCCTGGCCAGCGATGCCGTACTCGACATTATGCAAGACCGCGAAAAAACGCTGTGGGTAAGCACCTGGGGCGGCGGACTTAACCGTTTTAACCGGAAAACCCAGACCTTTGAACATTTTTTGAATCTTCCGGCCAGCAAGAATTCTATCTCTTCCAACTATGTTCAAAAAGCTTATATAGATAGCCACAACAATTTCTGGGTAGCCACTTACTATGGCGGGCTTAACCTTTTCGATCCTGCAACAAAGCGGTTTAGCCGCATTACTGCATCGCCCGACGGGAAAACCCGATTAAAGGGAAATAATATTGTGTCTTTAAAAGAAGACCGCTACCAAAATTTGTGGATTGGCACAGATGATGGCGGACTAAACTGTTATAACTTAGTAACCCGGCAGTTTAAACACTTTTTTGACGATCAGGAACGCCGCCCTGATTTAAGAGTTTTATTTTCTGACCATACAGGCCAACTTTGGGTAGGCCAAACCGGCCTGTATGTTTTTAACCGGCAGCAAAGCAAGTTTGTACGGTTTACCACAAAAGGCGGATTAAGTACAGAATTTATTAAAAGTATTGAGGAGGATACAAAAGGGAACCTTTGGATAGCTACCTCAAACGGCATAACCAGGCTTAATCCATCCACTCGTAGCTTTAAGAAATATAATTTAGCCGATGGATTGCAGGGGCTGGAATTTGAAGCCAATGCTTCTTTAACCGCACGTAATGGTACTATGTATTTTGGCGGTATTAATGGGTTTAATCAGTTTAACCCTTACCAAATTCGCTCTAACCGGTTTGTGCCGCCAGTTTACATCACCGGCTTGCAAATATTTAACAAAGATGTACTGCCAGATACTACTGGCAACTCGGTATTAAGGCAGGATATTAGCCAAACTAAAACATTAAAGCTTAACTATAAACAGTCTACGCTATCGTTCCAGTTTGCAGCACTTAATTACAACGCGCCCGAAAACAACCGCTACATATACAAGCTTGAAGGATTAGACGATACCTGGTACGACGCCTCACAAAGCAGAAAAGCCTCCTTTACTAATTTAAGCCCTGGTAAATATACTTTCCATGTAAAAGCATCAAATAATGATGGCGTTTGGAACCCGCACGAATCGGTTATTAAAGTAATTATAACCCCGCCTACATGGGCCACATGGTGGTTCAGAACCTTAATGGCGGCCCTCTTATTTTATGGCACCTACCTAATATTAAAATTTAAAAAGAACGCCGATTTAAAGAAGATAGAAGAAAACAAAAAGGAGGAAATGCACCAGTTGAAGCTGCAATTTTTTACCAATATATCGCATGACCTTCGCACGCCGCTATCACTCATTTTAGGTCCGCTTGAAAACCTTTTACGTGAGAGCCCGAACACTCATTTTACGCATTACTTCGAAATGATGTACCGTAATGCCAACCGCTTAATGGTGCTCATTAATGAATTAATGGATTTTCGGAAAGTGGAATCGGGCGCATTGAGCTTAAAAGTGGCTAAGGGCAACACACAGCTATTTATTGAAGAAATAACAAACGATTTTCAAGATTTGGCTCAACAAAAGGCTATCACCCTAACGGTTAAGCTTTCGCCGCAAATAGATGAAGCTTATTTTGACCGTCAGATACTGGAGAAAATTCTGCTTAACTTGTTAACCAACGCTATTAAATACACCCAAACTGGCGGCAGCGTAACTGTTGAACTGTCAAACGAATTGAGCAGCTTTAAATCGGCATATGGAAACGAGCTGATTATTAAAAACGCTTATAGGGGCAAGCAGTACTGCTATATCAGGATAGCCGATAATGGCATCGGCATATCGCGTGATTCGCTCTCGCATTTATTTGAACGTTATTATCGTATAACCGAGTCACACCTTGGCTCTGGCATTGGGTTAGCGTTTGTAAAAAGCCTGGCCACGCTTCATAAAGGCGATATTTACGTATACAGCGAACGCCAGCAAGGCACCGAGATTATTATTGGCCTGCCTTGCAGCGAACACGATTACACTTTAACCGAAAAATGGCTAGCAAACGATCAGCACGGCGGCGTTAGCCTGGAAAGCATTGCTTATCATCAACTACCACAATCTGCCAACGCTGCGCAGAACCAGAAGCAGAAGCCGGATCCATTAACGGACAAGCCGCACATTCTCATTGTTGACGATAATGAAGAGATCAGGCTGTTTTTGAGGATCTGCCTGGAAAAAGAGTATGCCATAAGCGAGGCCGCTAACGGAAGAGAGGGCATAGAGAAAAGCAAAGCTGAACATCCGGACTTAATCATCAGCGATGTGATGATGCCCGGAACTGATGGCAATGAATTTTGCAAAATGATACGGCAGGATATTGAAACCAGCCATATTCCATTTGTGATGCTAACCGCAAAAACTAACCTGCAAGCCGAAATTGAAGGTTTTGAATCGGGAACCGATTTGTATCTCAACAAACCGGTAAGCCCTAAATTACTGACTACCAGTTTACACAACCTATTTGAACAGCGCCGTGTACTCAAAGAGCGTTATTCAAAAAGCTATAACACCACAGCCCTCGAACTGGTATATAACAATAAAGATAAAGCCTTTCTTAATCAGCTTATTAGCACCATTGAAGCGGAAATGAGCAATCCGGATCTGGACATTGAATTGCTTTGCAAATCAGCGGGTATGAGCCGTACTAAACTTTATAACAAAATAAAAGATGTTACCGGTCAGTCGGCCAATGAGTTTATCAGGAGTACCCGTTTAAAAAAGGCTGTTGAGATTTTAACGCATGAGGATGTTCTGCTAACCGAGGTGATGTACCGGGTGGGCATACAAACACAGTCTTATTTTACCAAGGCATTTAAAAAGGAGTTTGGCGAAACCCCTTCGCAGTTTTTGCAAAACCTCAGAAAAGAAAGCAAAAACGAGAGCGCCTCTTTAGAAAGGTAA